The sequence TGAGCAGGCTGCCGTGCAAAGCCATGTTTCAAACGATAGCCCCCCCGCAGTCCGGCACTAACATTTAGTTGTGGTTCCGGGAGGGGATGAAAAAGGAATACAGATTGTTCAAGCCGGTTAAGAAGACCAGGGTCTACGAAGAGATCGTGATCAAGGTCAAACAGATGATCGAGAAAGGCCGGCTCAACTCTGGAGATCAGCTTCCTTCGGAACGGGAGTTGGCGGAAGCATTCAACGTCAGCAGATCTTCGGTTCGGGAAGCACTCCGTTCACTGGAAACGCAGGGGTATCTGGAAAGCCGGCAGGGAGATGGAACATACATAGCCCGCCAGTCTTTGGAATCCCTGGTCAACCCGTTGGCCACGGTTATCTTCACCGAAAAAGACGGCCAGATGGAACTTTTCGAGATGCGCCGGCTCATTGAGCCACAGCTGGCCTTCCTTGCAGCCGAACGAGCTACACCCGAGGAGATCATCATGCTCGGGAAGGCACTGCAGCTTCAGGAAGAAGCTTATGCAAAAGGGGAAAGTACGACAGAAGTTGACAAGGCCTTTCACTACATCCTTGCCAAAGCAGCCAAAAACAAAGTCCTTTTGCGCATCATCGACAATATCATGGATCTTCTGTCCGAGAGCAGGGATAAGTACCTCCAGGTGGAGGGAAGATCCGAGAGGTCTCTTGCTCGTCACAGGGAGGTTTTAGACGCTATCAGGTCCGGGGACAAGGAACTCGCTACCAGGGTCATGCACGAACACCTGGAGGATATTGAGGATAGACTGTTCTCGGATAAAATAGGAGACAAAACTCAGAATACGACAGGAAAGGGGGGTAGAAAAAGAACGGTCCTTTAAAGAAGCTTTACCAGGTTTCTACACATGAACAAAGGAGGAAATACGTTATGTCACAAAAGGTGTATGAAGTCACAATTTGGGCACGTGGTGTGTTCCAGGACATGGAAGGACGACACGCGACCCTGCTGATGGCAAACGCTGCTGACCTTGGCGGCAAGTTTGTTCAGGCATGGGATGATTATGCAGACCTTCCGGACCGTGTTGGCGTACCGCTTCGCAAGTACGTTCGCCTTGCCGACGAAGAGATCGAGATGCGCTTCGTCTACGTGAACATCAACCCCTCGCTGGTTGTCCTCATGGACGATACCATCGTCAAGGGTATGAACATCCTCAGGGGCATGCCCCAGGGTGGTTCCCTCGTGGTTAACACCAAGAGGACACCTGATGAGATCCTGGCCTTTATCCCCAACAAGGAGCTTCTGGCCAACGTCGTGTGCGTGGATGCCAGCGGCCTTGCTGCTGATACCGCCATCGATTTCATGGGGTCCGAGGGTGGTGTGGAAGTTGCCGCCGTAGGCGCCGGCATTTCGGCACCCCTGGTTGGCGCAGCCGCCAAGGTCTGCGACAGGTTCATCATTGAGAACGTTGTGAAAGTCGCTTCCAACAAGAGTGCTGCGCAGGCCGGTTTTGATGCCGCACAGGTAAAAGCCCTGTAGTTGAAAGGAGAATAATATGTCCAGATTTATTATCCCGAAGCACCTTGAGGTCCCCCTGGGAGCCTGTCTGCCTGCACCGGTCAAGGAGCAGCCTGGCATGATCACCGGCAACTGGCGGACCGAGCGGCCTGTTATTGATC is a genomic window of bacterium containing:
- a CDS encoding FadR/GntR family transcriptional regulator; this encodes MKKEYRLFKPVKKTRVYEEIVIKVKQMIEKGRLNSGDQLPSERELAEAFNVSRSSVREALRSLETQGYLESRQGDGTYIARQSLESLVNPLATVIFTEKDGQMELFEMRRLIEPQLAFLAAERATPEEIIMLGKALQLQEEAYAKGESTTEVDKAFHYILAKAAKNKVLLRIIDNIMDLLSESRDKYLQVEGRSERSLARHREVLDAIRSGDKELATRVMHEHLEDIEDRLFSDKIGDKTQNTTGKGGRKRTVL
- a CDS encoding pyruvate ferredoxin oxidoreductase, with product MSQKVYEVTIWARGVFQDMEGRHATLLMANAADLGGKFVQAWDDYADLPDRVGVPLRKYVRLADEEIEMRFVYVNINPSLVVLMDDTIVKGMNILRGMPQGGSLVVNTKRTPDEILAFIPNKELLANVVCVDASGLAADTAIDFMGSEGGVEVAAVGAGISAPLVGAAAKVCDRFIIENVVKVASNKSAAQAGFDAAQVKAL